In the genome of Bacteroidota bacterium, one region contains:
- a CDS encoding PKD domain-containing protein produces MKNLVIIGLLFFLAGVWLFQARGQDPLVLGEIIIDDYSGNRDGWLDPGETAEMEIPVIHTGSFPLFAVKLSLNSADPGISIFLETLDYGYIEPGDTVTRAFYVTASYSIPQNSTVLFNIVITAPPAITITDEIIMEVGKKDVLIADFEDNDITSDFLEDRLDYYGYEFERLSYLPETLKRYRSVFVCLGVRNAGRPITQEEGDALAAYLDRSGRLYLEGGDAWFYDPPTAVRPYFNILGTADGDNSLDRPHGIDGTITENMIFDYEGERVSNDRIMAMGAAELIFENVNPAYGIAVAYDGGYYRTVGSSFEFGGLTDYVFPSTKDELLQRYLEFFQVKKLSVEARFMAEQPFICLGESVQFENYSIGNGLTFQWIFEGGTPATSTEAEPLVFYNTPGNYLVSLLVEQGQESHFLIRDEYIRVGKIPTAELIAGPMVCAGDTSFVTIALSGSPPMSFELFDGTDTIVYTNLYVTSIQHPVILNENTTVWVTSVIGHPNCQGVGDSLVMEVFPQPSATLNAPPEICMGDTALIMISFAGTPPFSFEMSTGESIVTGDSAYLLKKALQANTSIGIISLSDASGCLPELPLPVNIIVNNVPVIALPNDTIICAGTALFLDASVPGAVSWLWKPGMQTTPYITIDSAGTGMGSITHSVIVTAQNGCTAEDSVTVGFKDCTGIPESLGISDLCIYPNPAGELFTIEFMSQYPQDVLLRLTSIGGQLIFQEQLFTVKGEFRKQMPTIGFPSGVYLLEVYGENGGWNTKVVFD; encoded by the coding sequence ATGAAGAATCTTGTTATTATCGGACTTTTGTTTTTTTTGGCCGGGGTTTGGCTTTTTCAGGCCAGAGGCCAGGATCCTTTGGTATTGGGGGAGATAATCATCGATGATTATTCGGGAAACAGGGATGGATGGCTTGATCCGGGGGAAACGGCTGAAATGGAAATCCCGGTGATCCATACAGGGAGCTTTCCACTGTTTGCGGTGAAATTATCTCTTAATTCTGCGGATCCCGGGATCAGCATTTTCCTGGAAACATTGGATTATGGATATATTGAACCGGGTGATACCGTTACCCGGGCATTTTATGTGACCGCATCCTATAGCATACCGCAGAATTCTACGGTGCTGTTCAATATTGTCATAACCGCACCTCCTGCTATTACCATTACAGACGAAATCATAATGGAGGTTGGGAAAAAGGATGTGCTTATTGCTGATTTTGAGGATAATGATATTACCTCCGACTTCCTGGAAGACAGGCTGGATTATTATGGCTACGAGTTTGAAAGACTATCTTACCTTCCTGAAACGCTGAAGCGATATCGCAGTGTTTTTGTTTGCCTTGGGGTAAGAAATGCAGGAAGGCCGATCACCCAGGAAGAAGGAGATGCGTTGGCTGCCTATCTCGACCGGAGCGGGAGACTGTACCTTGAGGGTGGCGATGCATGGTTTTACGATCCCCCCACAGCCGTCAGGCCGTATTTCAATATTCTGGGCACAGCCGACGGGGATAATTCCCTCGATCGCCCACATGGGATCGATGGGACCATTACCGAAAACATGATCTTCGATTATGAAGGAGAAAGAGTTTCGAACGACAGGATCATGGCTATGGGAGCCGCTGAACTGATCTTTGAAAATGTAAATCCTGCATACGGTATTGCTGTGGCATACGATGGCGGGTATTACCGGACCGTTGGCAGCAGTTTTGAGTTCGGCGGACTCACCGACTATGTTTTCCCCAGCACAAAAGACGAATTATTGCAACGCTATCTGGAGTTCTTTCAGGTGAAAAAGCTTTCGGTGGAAGCCCGTTTTATGGCTGAGCAACCGTTTATTTGCCTGGGTGAAAGCGTACAGTTCGAAAACTACAGTATCGGTAACGGATTAACCTTTCAATGGATATTTGAAGGAGGGACACCCGCTACCAGCACCGAGGCGGAGCCGCTTGTATTCTATAACACACCCGGCAACTACCTCGTAAGCCTGTTGGTTGAACAAGGCCAGGAATCGCACTTTCTCATCCGTGATGAATATATACGCGTTGGCAAAATACCAACTGCTGAACTCATTGCAGGACCGATGGTTTGTGCCGGAGATACCTCTTTTGTTACCATTGCCTTGTCGGGTTCTCCCCCAATGTCATTTGAGCTCTTCGACGGTACCGATACGATTGTTTACACAAATCTCTATGTTACAAGTATTCAGCATCCGGTTATCCTGAATGAAAATACAACAGTTTGGGTTACATCAGTCATTGGGCATCCGAATTGCCAGGGTGTTGGCGACAGTCTTGTTATGGAAGTCTTTCCGCAACCATCTGCCACGTTAAACGCTCCTCCGGAGATTTGCATGGGAGATACCGCGCTGATCATGATCAGTTTCGCCGGAACTCCTCCATTCTCGTTTGAAATGAGTACGGGAGAATCCATTGTTACCGGCGACAGTGCATATCTCCTGAAAAAAGCCCTGCAAGCAAACACAAGCATTGGCATCATATCCCTTTCTGATGCTTCGGGATGCCTGCCGGAGCTGCCGTTACCGGTGAATATCATCGTAAACAACGTGCCTGTAATAGCCCTTCCAAACGATACCATCATCTGCGCAGGAACCGCTTTATTCCTGGATGCTTCTGTCCCCGGAGCGGTTTCATGGCTCTGGAAACCGGGTATGCAGACAACACCGTATATCACCATCGACAGTGCAGGAACCGGAATGGGCAGCATCACTCATTCGGTTATTGTGACTGCCCAGAACGGATGCACGGCAGAAGACTCTGTTACCGTTGGATTTAAGGATTGTACAGGCATCCCAGAATCGTTAGGTATCAGTGATCTGTGTATTTATCCAAATCCTGCAGGAGAATTGTTTACCATCGAATTTATGTCACAGTATCCGCAGGATGTGTTACTTCGTTTAACAAGCATTGGAGGACAATTGATATTCCAGGAACAATTATTTACCGTGAAAGGAGAATTCAGGAAGCAAATGCCTACAATAGGGTTTCCCTCCGGAGTTTATCTTTTGGAGGTTTATGGGGAAAATGGGGGATGGAATACGAAAGTTGTTTTCGATTGA
- a CDS encoding sigma-54 dependent transcriptional regulator, with protein MSRILVVDDEPSIRNTLRDILEYEKYEVDDAADGKEALEKVGAGVFDVILLDIKMPRMDGLEVLDQLLPRSDAPVIMISGHGTIETAVEAIKKGAYDYIAKPLDLNRLLITIRNALDRSSLISETRSLRKKVSKTYEMIGESEAMLNIREMIEKVAPTNARVLITGENGTGKELVARWLHEKSTRSGGPFVEVNCAAIPSELIESKLFGHEKGSFTSAIKQRKGDFEQADGGTLFLDEIGDMSLSAQAKVLRALQENKIMRVGGEKDIPVDVRVIAATNKNLEKEIKAGNFREDLYHRLSVILINVPPLRDRKDDISLLTRYFIEKACSEQGKAIMDINEDALKELSELPWTGNIRELQNVVERLTILCDSPIGGEDVRRFGRKG; from the coding sequence ATGTCCAGAATCCTTGTTGTTGACGATGAACCCAGCATACGCAATACATTGCGCGATATCCTGGAGTACGAGAAATATGAAGTTGATGATGCTGCCGACGGAAAGGAAGCTCTGGAAAAAGTAGGTGCAGGCGTTTTTGATGTGATACTTCTCGATATCAAAATGCCCCGTATGGATGGACTGGAGGTGCTGGATCAGTTATTACCCCGTTCAGATGCTCCGGTGATCATGATCTCTGGTCATGGTACGATAGAAACCGCCGTGGAAGCGATTAAAAAAGGAGCCTATGATTATATCGCTAAGCCTCTCGACCTGAACAGGCTGCTTATCACCATCAGAAATGCCCTCGACCGTTCTTCACTTATTTCTGAAACACGTTCGCTCAGGAAAAAGGTTAGTAAAACCTACGAAATGATTGGTGAGTCAGAAGCTATGCTCAATATCCGGGAGATGATAGAAAAGGTGGCCCCTACCAACGCCAGAGTACTTATTACCGGGGAAAACGGTACCGGCAAAGAACTTGTAGCTCGCTGGCTCCATGAGAAAAGTACAAGGTCGGGAGGACCCTTTGTGGAAGTTAATTGCGCTGCAATCCCTTCGGAACTTATTGAAAGCAAGCTTTTTGGACATGAGAAGGGATCATTCACCTCCGCCATTAAACAGAGAAAAGGTGATTTTGAACAAGCCGACGGTGGTACGCTTTTCCTTGATGAGATCGGGGATATGAGCTTAAGCGCCCAGGCGAAAGTCCTTCGTGCTTTGCAGGAAAACAAAATTATGCGGGTTGGCGGAGAAAAAGATATTCCGGTGGATGTACGCGTAATTGCCGCTACCAATAAAAACCTTGAAAAAGAAATTAAAGCCGGAAATTTTCGTGAAGACCTTTATCACCGGCTCAGCGTGATACTGATCAATGTTCCCCCGCTCCGCGATAGAAAAGACGATATTTCTTTGCTGACGCGTTATTTCATCGAAAAAGCATGCTCGGAACAGGGTAAGGCTATCATGGATATTAACGAAGATGCTTTGAAAGAGCTTTCAGAATTGCCCTGGACAGGAAACATCAGGGAACTGCAAAATGTAGTCGAACGCCTGACGATTCTTTGCGATAGTCCTATCGGAGGTGAGGATGTGAGGAGGTTTGGGAGGAAGGGGTGA
- a CDS encoding T9SS type A sorting domain-containing protein: MIRLLYVLALLFFSLLSILLEAQQDNPVIRGKDGKTYAWPWAGGMNSCQFCEIDMNLDGSMDLLVFDRQGNRLMPFLNNGLTDSISYAYSPDYIGLFPEFAEWVMMVDYDFDGRNDIFTYNPDNPGVMVYRNVSTSVLKFELVVYPYLTSYYGSGYVNILVTSADYPAIVDLDYDGDLDILTFWALGSFVELHQNQSMEKYGTPDSLDFLRTEYCWGRFAESEESNEIFLDTCFGGGKNFIAPGLRDRHTGSTFLVTDLDDDNDMDLVLGDVDYPGLIKLTNGGTSIDAFMISQEHNFPDYSTPVKIFSMPLPQMIDVNNDGLKDLLANPFDGATFVSRNYASSWLYMNSGTNTQPVFHLKSTQFLQDDMIDLGSGAYPIFYDLDGDGLTDILAGNYGYYDSSWYDVSMTLHSEYVARLSFFRNTGTPSQPCFTFVDDDLAGISVLKAKALYPTLTDIDADGDPDLLVGKDDGKLLFYRNQAQAGADPDFILETEAYMNIDVGDFSTPFWIDIDEDGLTDLIIGEKAGTLNYYRNTGTAQSASYSLEDDFWGEINVTDPMISNFGYSTPFLFYDQQGRLDLVVGSEQGSIFYFPNVLAHTGNPFPPSDSLFSLISNQPFEILKGWRMSATLADIDQDNKMEMICGNLSGGMHFYPDVNQPVVNGNQENQINNRVQVFPNPANDNLGISLNPGMLPANISFVDSRGKVLIKWLEKNQLHSHIDISNFVNGVYFLEVQPANNPQTRIIKKLIIIK, translated from the coding sequence ATGATACGCTTACTCTACGTTTTAGCATTATTATTCTTCTCCCTCTTGTCAATACTTCTTGAAGCACAACAGGATAACCCGGTCATTCGGGGGAAAGACGGCAAGACATACGCCTGGCCCTGGGCGGGAGGAATGAATTCCTGCCAGTTTTGCGAGATTGATATGAACCTCGATGGTAGTATGGATCTGCTGGTCTTCGACCGACAGGGTAACCGGCTTATGCCCTTCCTGAATAATGGTTTAACAGATAGTATCAGTTACGCCTATTCGCCGGATTATATAGGCCTTTTCCCCGAATTTGCCGAATGGGTGATGATGGTTGATTATGACTTTGATGGCCGAAACGATATCTTTACTTATAATCCCGATAATCCGGGGGTAATGGTTTACAGGAATGTATCAACTTCCGTTCTGAAATTCGAATTGGTGGTATATCCTTACCTCACTTCATATTACGGCAGCGGGTATGTCAATATCCTTGTGACTTCGGCCGATTATCCCGCTATTGTTGATCTCGACTACGATGGGGATCTTGATATTCTTACATTCTGGGCTTTGGGTTCTTTCGTCGAATTACACCAGAACCAAAGCATGGAGAAATACGGAACACCCGATTCCCTGGATTTCCTGCGGACAGAATACTGCTGGGGACGGTTTGCTGAAAGTGAGGAATCCAATGAGATTTTCCTGGATACCTGCTTTGGGGGTGGTAAAAATTTCATTGCCCCTGGTTTACGCGACAGGCACACCGGATCCACTTTCCTGGTAACAGACCTTGATGATGATAACGACATGGACCTTGTATTGGGGGATGTGGATTATCCCGGTTTGATCAAGCTGACCAACGGCGGCACATCCATTGATGCATTCATGATCAGTCAGGAACATAACTTCCCGGATTATTCCACCCCTGTTAAAATCTTTTCCATGCCGCTGCCACAAATGATTGACGTGAATAATGACGGACTGAAAGACCTTCTGGCCAATCCTTTCGACGGAGCAACCTTTGTTTCCAGAAATTATGCCTCCAGTTGGCTGTACATGAACAGCGGTACCAATACCCAACCGGTGTTCCATCTGAAATCCACACAGTTTTTACAGGATGACATGATAGACCTTGGCTCCGGGGCGTATCCCATCTTCTATGATCTTGATGGTGATGGACTTACCGACATCCTGGCAGGGAATTACGGTTATTACGACAGTTCCTGGTACGATGTATCCATGACACTGCATTCGGAATATGTAGCCAGGCTGTCTTTTTTCAGGAATACAGGAACACCTTCCCAGCCCTGCTTTACCTTTGTTGATGATGATCTGGCCGGCATATCCGTTCTGAAAGCAAAAGCCCTCTACCCTACCCTCACTGATATCGATGCGGATGGCGACCCCGACCTGCTTGTGGGCAAAGACGACGGCAAACTGCTTTTTTACAGGAACCAGGCACAGGCCGGTGCAGATCCGGACTTCATCCTGGAAACCGAAGCATATATGAACATCGATGTGGGGGATTTCAGTACGCCCTTTTGGATAGATATTGATGAGGACGGGCTCACCGATCTGATCATCGGTGAAAAAGCCGGAACACTCAACTATTACCGGAATACCGGTACTGCACAATCCGCTTCCTATAGCCTTGAAGATGACTTCTGGGGAGAGATAAATGTGACCGATCCCATGATTTCGAACTTCGGATACAGCACACCATTCCTGTTTTATGACCAACAGGGAAGACTCGATCTGGTAGTAGGTTCTGAACAGGGAAGCATTTTTTACTTTCCGAATGTTTTGGCTCACACAGGAAATCCTTTTCCTCCGTCCGATTCCCTGTTTTCGTTAATAAGCAACCAACCCTTTGAAATTTTAAAGGGCTGGCGGATGTCGGCAACCCTGGCCGATATTGACCAGGATAATAAAATGGAGATGATATGCGGTAATCTTAGTGGCGGGATGCATTTTTACCCCGATGTCAATCAGCCTGTTGTGAATGGCAACCAGGAAAATCAAATAAACAACCGGGTTCAGGTTTTCCCGAATCCCGCAAATGACAACCTTGGCATTTCATTAAACCCCGGAATGCTCCCTGCGAACATATCATTTGTTGATAGCCGGGGTAAAGTTTTAATAAAATGGCTGGAAAAAAATCAGTTGCATTCACACATAGATATAAGTAATTTTGTAAACGGGGTTTACTTCCTGGAAGTACAACCTGCAAACAACCCACAGACCCGGATCATCAAAAAGCTAATCATTATCAAATAA